Genomic window (Saccharothrix australiensis):
TCCGCCTCGGGCGACTCGTCGTCGATCACGCCGTCCAGGTTACGAAGACCGGGCGCGGGACCCGGAAAGACGGCGGCACATCACCCGTTTCGCGGAGCCGATCCGTTCGAACGGCCCACCCGACACGCCTCGACGCCGATTCGGTGCCCTGCATGCGTTCACACCGGCGTGCCGGACCCGAGTTCGCCGATCCGGACAACGTCGCGGCTGAACGCGGTGCGAAAAACTTCCGCTCACCCGGCCCCCTCACGCCCCGGCGCCGCCGTCGACCGGCACGACCGCGCCGGTCGCCATCGACGCCCGGTCGCTGAGCAGCCACGCGGCCGCCTCCGCCACCTCGCGCGGCCCGGCCGTGCGCGCGGCGGCTGCCGATGCCGGAGGTGTTCACGATCACCCCGCCACCACCCCGGCGCATCAGCACTGCCTCGGCGGTCATCGCGGTCCGGTGCGCCCGGAAATTCACTTCGAACTGCTGCTCGACGTCCTCGTCGCCGGTCGTGTCCAGCGGGCCGGGCCGCTGGATCACCGCGCCGTTGTCGAACGCGCCGTCGAGCCGGCCGTGCGGCTGTTCGACCCGGTCGACCGCGGCGCGGATGCTCGCGCGGTCGGCGAGGTCGGTGGTCACGGCGTCCGCGACGCCGCCGTCGGCGCGGATCCCGGCGACGACCCGCTCCAGGGCGTCGGTGCCGCGGGCGGCGAGCACGACGACCGCGCCCTCCCGCGCGAAGAGCCGGGCCGCCGCCGCGCCGATCCCGCGGCTCGCGCCGGTGACGAGCACGACCTTTGTGGCTGTGGCCGCCGGGTCAGGCTGCGGGCAGCCGGTCCAGGACGAGTTCGGTCAGTGACTGCGCGCTGCGGCACACGTCGGCCCCGGCGTCCTGCACCTCCAGCATGACTCCCATCACCGGCCGATCGGTGTGCCTGTCCCCGGCGGGCTCGCGCAGCCCCACGCGCAGCAGGCACAGCCCATCACCGGCGCGTCGCCGCACCGGGTGCCCGCCGACCGCGCCCTGCTCGGTGCCCAGCCACAGATCGGCCGGGTGCGCCAGGATCATCAGCCACGCCACCGGCACGCCCTTGTCGTTCAGGGTGTCGCTGAGCTGCCAGCGGCACCACGCGTTCGGCTCGGTCGCGGCCACCCGCGCGAACGGCGCACCGGTGATCGACACGATCTCCTGTCCGGTCACCAGCGCGCACAGATCCCCGTCGTCGGCGAACCGCTTCGGGGCGTCGTTGGCCAACTCGTGCGGCCGGACCGATTCCCTGGACGGTTCCACCGACACCCAGGAGCTCGACTGCGCCGTGGTTTCCGACGTTTGCCCGGTCACCGCGGGAGCCGGGGTGGTGCATCCGCCGATCAGGAACACCGACGCCAGCAGCAGGCTTGAGACGGCCGACCGGCCGGCGAAACGGATCACGCCGGGATGATAATCCGACCGCCGAGGCTCGACCTCACTGCACCCGATCGAGGTCGTTCGCAACCGCGACCGCCACGGGATTTCCCAGTTCCCGATAGAGCGCGAGAGCTTTTCGCCAATGGGTCGCGGTCTCCTTCCAGCGCCCGGCCATTGCGGCCAACTCACCCAGGTCGCGCAGCGCTCGTGCTTGCTCGAACCGACTGCCGCACCGGTGGGCGGCGGCCAGCGCTTGGGACAGGGCGACCTCGGCTTTGATCGGTTCACCCGCGATCCGATAGCCGGCGCCCAGCGTCGTACTGGCTTGAGCGATGTCCAAGTCGTATGCGAGCCACGTCGCGATGTCCACGGCCTCTTGAGCGCAGCGGACCGCTTGCCAGGCTTCGCCCAGTTGGAGGTACGCACCGGCCATCCCCCGGAGAGTGATGCCCACGTAGCTCAACACCCCCGCGCGCCGGTAGTAGGACAACGCCTCCTTCTGGAGGTCGAGCGCTTCGCTGACTCTGCCCTGGCGGCGCAGGACGGAGGCGGTGTTGGCCACGGCTTTGCAGCGCCCGTACTCGTCACCGAGCCGGGCGAACAGTTCGCCGGCTTCGGCGTAATGCGTCAGGGCCTCCTCCCATCGGCCGCTCGCGGTCAGGACCATGCCGAGGTTGTTGCGCGTCGCGGCCTCTGCCCAAAGATCGCGCAGGCGCATAGCGGCCTGCAAGGCTTGCTCGTGCGTGTCCAGCCAACCATCCAACTGCTTCGTCAGGTAGAAGTGCGTGCGCAGCACGTAGGCGAGTTGCCAGCGGTGGACGTCCAAGGCGTCGTTGTCGAACCTGCACAAGGCGATCAGGTTCGGTTCTTCGGCGTGCAGCCACGCCTGTGCGGAATCCTTGTCCGCGAACGGCTCACGGAGCGGAGGTTGTCCGACGAGCTGCACACGGGTGCGATGGGGGGTGAGCACCAGGTCGGCGCTTGCCGCTGTGTGGAGGTAGTGCTCGAAGATCCGTCGTGCGACAGCCCCTCGTTCCTCGGGTTGAGCGGCGGCGAGCTCGGTCGCGTACGCGCGGAGAAGGTCGTGAGCCGAAAAACGCCCCGGCGAGACCTCGGTCAGCAGGTGGGCTTGCACCAACTCGTCCAACGCCGCGTCCGCGGTGGCCAGGTCGAGGTCGGAGGCCGCGGCAGCCGCGTCGAGGGCGAAGGTGCCGCGAGGAGCCGTGCCGACCGTTCGGAACACCGCGGCGGCATGGGGGCCGAGGCACCGGTAAGACCACGAGAAGATCGCCCGCACATCCACATGGCCGCTCAACGACGAGATGCGGGTTCGCTCGGCACCCAACTGGCGTACGAGCGCGGCGGCCGACAGCCCTGGACGCGACACCAGCCGTTCGGCGACGATCCGCAGTACCAGCGGCAGGCCGGCGCACAACGTGGTCACCACGCCGGCAAGCTCCGATTCGCCGGTGACCCGCTCCCCCGCCAGCGCGGTGAGCAGCCGCGTTCCGGCCGCCGCGTCCAGTGGTGCCAGGCGGACCGCCGGAACGTCGTGGTGGAGGCGCAGCCCGCCGAGCGCCGCGCGGCTGGTGACCATCACCGCGCTGGGGCTCGGACCGGGCAACAGGGGCAGGACCTGCTCGGCGGACCGGGCGTTGTCCAGCACCAGGAGCACCCGCCGGTCGCTCAGCACCGTGCGCAGGCGCGCCGCTCGCTCGGTGGCACTCGGGATCTCCTCCGGCCTGGCCACGCCCAACGACCGCAACAACCGCGCCGCCGCTTCCGCCGAGGTGAGCGGCGGTTGTCGATCGAAGCCGTGCAGGTCGAGGAAGAGCTGCCCGCCGGGGAACCCGGCGGTGTGCCGGTGCGCCCACCTGAGTGCCAACGCGGTCTTGCCCACTCCGGCCGTGCCGGTGACGACCGCGATCGCGGGCAGCCCGTCGGCGCGAATGGCCAGCAGCTCGTCCAACGCGGCCAGTTCGGTGTCGCGTTCGACGAAGTGCACGGGGCCAGTGGGCAGTTCGTGCGGCACCACGGCCGGCTCGCCGGTCACGACGACGTCCCCGTTGATCACCCCCGCCTGCACGACCGTGTCGACGGTGCCCCTGAACTGGTTCCGGATCGGTTGTCGGGCGTCCACGGGTGTCCTCCCCGCCTGTCGGTCTCAACGTCCGGCGCGCACGTACGCCGCCCGGATCGAAGGGCGTCGTCAGCGTTCCACGCGTCGGAGGAGGAAGCGGCGGAGTTGCCGGCGCAATCCCCTCCGATCCGGCCCGCCCCTGGCACGTCGGGGAGATTTCCCGTTCGTCGAACGGTATTCCGTGTGGCGAAGGGCCGCCTGATCAGGCCCCGCCGGCCGGCAGGTCCGCCTGGAGGTTGTCGAGGATCGTGCCGGCGATGCGGGCGAACCGGTCCAGCTCTTCCGCCGTGAGCGGGTCGACGAACAGCCGCCGGACCTCCCGCGCGTGGCCGGGCACGGCCTTCTTGAGCGTGGCGAGGCCCTTCGCCGTGATCACGGCGTCCACGCCCCGCGAGCCGCACTGCTCCCTGGTGACCAGACCTCGCTTGCCCATCCTGGTGAGCTGGTGGTGCATGCGGCTCTTCTCCCAACCGGCTGCCTGCCCCAGCTCGTAGGGGCGCATCCGGCCGTCGGGCGCCTCGGAGAGCAACGCGAGCACGGTGTAGTCGGCGTTGGACAGACCGCTGCTGGCCTGGAGCTGCTGCTCGACGCGTGTCCGCAGCAGCTCCAGCATCCGGAAGGACGTACGCCAGGCGCGGAGTTCGCGTTCGCTCAGTCGCTGCTGCACCATGCGGCCATCGTACTCGCGAGTTGATGTGTCAACCCAACCGTGTACCCTTGAGTTGATACATCAACTCGATGGCACGAGGGGGGCACCATGAGCAGGCGACGTGACGACGGCGAGCCGCAGGAGCCGTCGGCGGCTCGAACCGGGCGGCGTGACTTCCTGAAGAACTCCGCGGTGGTGACCGCAGCAGCGGCTGGTGCGGTCACGGGCATCGCCGGCCCGGCCGACGCGCACGACGACGGTCAACCCCCGAAGGACACCGGCCGCCGAGGACGCCGCTACGTCATCCGCGGCGGCGCGGTGATGTCCATGGACCACAACGTCGGCGACTTCGAGCGCGCCGACGTCCTGGTCGAGGGCAAGCGGATCGTCGAGGTCCGGCCCGACATCCGCGCCGCCGGCGCCGGCGTGATCGACGCGCGCGGGCGGATCGTCATGCCGGGTTTCGTCGACACCCACCACCACCTGTTCGAGACCGCGGAGCGGGCGTTCCTCCCCAACGGCCTGCTCCGCGACGACGGAACCGGGTCGCCGAGCGCGCAACCGAACTACAGCGAGCACATCCTCGAAGGGTTCGCACGGGTGTACCGGCCGCAGGACGTGTACATCAATGAGCTGTTCGCGGGGCTCTCGCAGCTTGACGCGGGTGTCACCACGGTGCTCGACGTGTCGCAGATCCACCACTCCCCCGAACACACCGATGCGGCGATCCAGGCTCTGATCGACACCGGGCGGCGTGCCGCCTTCGGCTATTTCGAAGGCGACGGCCGCATCGGAGCCCGGTACCCGGCGGACGCCCACCGCATCCGGGACACGTGGTTCCCCTCCGACGACCAGCTCGTGACCATGGTCATGGGCGGCGAACTCCACCTCGGCAGGGAGGTGTACACCAGGGCGTGGGCGATCGCCCGCGAGCTGGGTCTGAGGATCGCCGCGCACTCCGTCGGCTCGTGGGGGATGCGGCCCGTCGTCGACGCCGTCGCGCGGGGCGACGGCGGGGTCGAGGTGGGGTCGGACAACCTCTTCATCCACATGACCGGCATGTCCGACGAGACCTGGCAGCGGTTCCGGGACGCCGGCGCGCACGTCTCGCTGGCGTTCCCCATCGAGATGACCATGCGGCACGGCACCCCGCCCATCCTCAAGATGCAGGAACTGGGCATGGAGCCCTCCCTGAGCTCCGACGTCGAGACGACGATGACCGCGGACCCGTTCACGCAGATGCGCACCGCGATGACCATGCAGCGCATGATCGTCAACCAGCTCGTCCTGGACCAGGGAACCCCTGTGCCGCCCAATAACTGGCCGACGCCCGCCCCCGGCACGCCGGACCTCCTCACCGTCCGCGACGTGCTCCGCTACGCGACCGTCAACGGCGCCAAACACCTGGGACTCGACGGCAGGACCGGCATCCTCACACCGGGCAAGGAAGCCGACATCGTCCTCCTCGACGCCACCGCGCTCAACGTGGCCCCGCTCAACAACGTGCCCGGGGCGGTCGTGTCCCTGATGGACCGAACCAACGTCGAGACCGTGATCGTCGCCGGCCAGGTGCGCAAGTGGCGAGGACGGCTGCTCGACGCGGACCTGAACCGGCTGCGCCGGGACCTTGAAGCATCACGCGACCACCTGTTCAAGGCGATGAGGCTACCGCAGGACCTATTCGCCTGAAGCGGGCCGTCGCCGCGCACGGAGAGCGCTGCGGATCGACGGTGGAGCCGGTGCCCCACAGCCGGCCCTCGCGTCGTCGCTCGCGGTAGCGAGGATCGTGGCGTTGGGACACGACCGCCCGCCCGTGAGAGGTGCCGAAACGGCTGCGCGCGGACCGAGGGGTGCTCGGTCCGCGCGCATGACCGGACCAAGCGGAGGTCTTCTGGAAGTAGAGGGGACGTGAGGAAGCGGCTGAGGTCCTTCGGGCGGTGATGGATCCGGTTGCTGTTCTGCGAGGGCCCGGCGACGTTGCGGTCACAGATGGTCGCCGAGGCCCGGAACACCCCCGAACT
Coding sequences:
- a CDS encoding ATP-binding protein encodes the protein MDARQPIRNQFRGTVDTVVQAGVINGDVVVTGEPAVVPHELPTGPVHFVERDTELAALDELLAIRADGLPAIAVVTGTAGVGKTALALRWAHRHTAGFPGGQLFLDLHGFDRQPPLTSAEAAARLLRSLGVARPEEIPSATERAARLRTVLSDRRVLLVLDNARSAEQVLPLLPGPSPSAVMVTSRAALGGLRLHHDVPAVRLAPLDAAAGTRLLTALAGERVTGESELAGVVTTLCAGLPLVLRIVAERLVSRPGLSAAALVRQLGAERTRISSLSGHVDVRAIFSWSYRCLGPHAAAVFRTVGTAPRGTFALDAAAAASDLDLATADAALDELVQAHLLTEVSPGRFSAHDLLRAYATELAAAQPEERGAVARRIFEHYLHTAASADLVLTPHRTRVQLVGQPPLREPFADKDSAQAWLHAEEPNLIALCRFDNDALDVHRWQLAYVLRTHFYLTKQLDGWLDTHEQALQAAMRLRDLWAEAATRNNLGMVLTASGRWEEALTHYAEAGELFARLGDEYGRCKAVANTASVLRRQGRVSEALDLQKEALSYYRRAGVLSYVGITLRGMAGAYLQLGEAWQAVRCAQEAVDIATWLAYDLDIAQASTTLGAGYRIAGEPIKAEVALSQALAAAHRCGSRFEQARALRDLGELAAMAGRWKETATHWRKALALYRELGNPVAVAVANDLDRVQ
- a CDS encoding MarR family winged helix-turn-helix transcriptional regulator; the protein is MVQQRLSERELRAWRTSFRMLELLRTRVEQQLQASSGLSNADYTVLALLSEAPDGRMRPYELGQAAGWEKSRMHHQLTRMGKRGLVTREQCGSRGVDAVITAKGLATLKKAVPGHAREVRRLFVDPLTAEELDRFARIAGTILDNLQADLPAGGA
- a CDS encoding amidohydrolase family protein; the protein is MSRRRDDGEPQEPSAARTGRRDFLKNSAVVTAAAAGAVTGIAGPADAHDDGQPPKDTGRRGRRYVIRGGAVMSMDHNVGDFERADVLVEGKRIVEVRPDIRAAGAGVIDARGRIVMPGFVDTHHHLFETAERAFLPNGLLRDDGTGSPSAQPNYSEHILEGFARVYRPQDVYINELFAGLSQLDAGVTTVLDVSQIHHSPEHTDAAIQALIDTGRRAAFGYFEGDGRIGARYPADAHRIRDTWFPSDDQLVTMVMGGELHLGREVYTRAWAIARELGLRIAAHSVGSWGMRPVVDAVARGDGGVEVGSDNLFIHMTGMSDETWQRFRDAGAHVSLAFPIEMTMRHGTPPILKMQELGMEPSLSSDVETTMTADPFTQMRTAMTMQRMIVNQLVLDQGTPVPPNNWPTPAPGTPDLLTVRDVLRYATVNGAKHLGLDGRTGILTPGKEADIVLLDATALNVAPLNNVPGAVVSLMDRTNVETVIVAGQVRKWRGRLLDADLNRLRRDLEASRDHLFKAMRLPQDLFA